The Cellulomonas sp. S1-8 genomic sequence CCCCGCCGCCCACCGGAACACCAGTCACCTGTTCGACCGGCCGACGGGGACTGGTGTGCCGGTCGGCGACGCGGGGCTAGGTTGCGTGACGATCTAGTCAGTCGTACTGTCTAGCCATGGTCAGCCGCACCGCACCCGTCCCCGACGGGCCGTCGTCCGACGCCGTCGGCGAGTGGCCCGGCGAGTGGCTGCGCGGGGTCCTGTCCCTGTGCGCACTGCGCGTCCTGGCCGACGGCGCCACCTACGGCTACGACATCGCCCAGCGGCTCGCCGCCGCGGGTCTCGGCGAGATCAAGGGCGGCACCCTGTACCCCCTGCTCGGCCGGTTGCACGCCGCGGGGCTCCTCGACGAGGAGTGGCGCCCGGGCGACGGCGGCCCCGGCCGCAAGTACTACGCCCTGACCGACGCGGGGCGCACCCACCTGCACGACGAGGGCGCGCGCTGGTCCCGCTTCGCCGACCTCACCCAGTCGTTCGTCACGCAACCGGAGGTCTCCCGATGAGCACCGACCCCGCCACCCTCGCCCCCCACGTCGAGCCGCGCTGGCGCGACGGCTTCGTCGTCGAGCTGCGGCTGCGCAACGTGCCCGGGGCCTCGATCGGCGACGCCCTTGCCGAGGTCGAGGCGCACTGCGTCGACGCCGGCCAGGACGCCGAGACGGCGTTCGGCGACCCAGTCGCGTACGCACGCGGGATCGCCGGGGTCCTGCCCCGCCGTCGCACGCCGGTACGGGACGGGGCCGCCGTCGTCGTGCAGACCGCAGGAGTCGTGGGGGTCGTGTGGGCGGTGCCGCCGTGGCTGCACGGCGAGCCCCTCGCACTCTCCGGCGGCATGGCGGCGAGCGTGATCGCCACGCTGCTCGTCGCGGTCGCCCTGTGCTTCGCACCGGCCGCGGTGCTGGGTCGCCTTGCGCGCGTCCGGTGGTGGCTTGCGGGGCTGGCGGGCTCCGTGATCGCGCTCGTCCTCGCTTACACGGCGCTCCTGCCGGGCGGTGCACTGACAGCAGCTGCGGCCCCGGTCGTCCTGGTCAGCGTCATCCTGCTGGCGGCGGGCGCCGCGGCCCTGCACGCTCTGGGTGCCACGAACGACGCCGTCACAGGACCCGGGGACGACGACGCCGAGGGGGCGCGACGAGCCCGCCGCACCTCGGTCCTCCTGAGCGCGGCGCTGCCTGCCGTCGCGCTGCTCGCCGCTGGCCTGCTGGCCCTGCTGCCGCGCTGAGCCGCGCCCGCCGTCCCCGCATCCCACGTCCGCCACACGCCCGGAGGCCTCCCGATGAGCACCGAGATCACTCAGCTCGCCCCCCACGTCGAGAAGTCCTGGGCCGACGACTTCGTCGTCGAGCTGCGGCTGCGGGACGTGCCCGGCGCCGCGATCGGCGACGTGCTGACCGAGGTGGACGCGCACGTGGTCGACTCCGGCACCAGCGCGCGCGACGCGTTCGGCGACCCCGTGCAGTACGCCGTGCAGATCGCCGAGACCGCCGGGCGGCCCACACCTGACGACCCGCGGGAGATGGTGCCGCTCGCGCTCGGCGGTGCCGGGCTGGTCGTCGCGATCGACGGCGTCGTGGAGTGGTTCGGCGACGGGACGGTCGACGTGACCGGGGGCACGGTGGCCCTCGTCCTCGCGGTGCTCACGCTGCCGTTCGTCGTCCAGCGGCACGGCACGCCGCTGCTGCGCTACCTGGTCGCGAGCTCGTTCTGGCGGATCTGGCTGCTGAGCATGGCGTTCATGGGGGCCCTGGTCGGTCTCGCGCTGCTGGCGCGGACGTGGCACATCGGCACCCTGCCCGCACCGCCCGTGGCCGTCGCCGCGCTCGCGCTGCTGGCGGTCACGACCGCGCTCGAGCTGCGCAACCGCTCGGAGGTCGACCCGCTGCTGGCCCCGGGTGCCGATCGTGCGACGGCCGACGCCGCGGCCCGGCGCGACGCCCGCGGGCTGGCGCTGGTCGTCACCGGGATCCAGGTCGGGAGCATCGCCGCCGCCGTGGGCCTGGCCGTCCTCGTCACGCACCTGGCCGGCTGAGGGTCAGCGGCTCCAGCGCCGCACGACGAGGCCCAGCCCCACCGCGAACGTCGCGCCCGCCACCGCCAGGTACGGACCGTAGAACCGCCGCAGCAACGGCGCACCCGCCCCGGCCGCCGCACCGACGGCGGCCCCCACCGCCAGCGACCGCACCCCCCGCGCCCCGAGCGCGTGCGCCGCGAGCGGTCCCGCGGGCACGCGAGCGTCCCCCGCGGCGGCCGCGTACACCTTGACGGGGATGCCGTTGAGGGCCTGGCGCCAGATGCCGCGCGCGCCGGCGGCGGCGAGGTCCGCGGCGGCGCGCTCGCGCATCGCGCGCGTGGTCAGCGGCGCGGGCGGCTGCTCGCCGCGGGCCGTGAGCGCGCGGGTCACGAGGATCCCGGCGACGGACCCGACGGCCAGGCATGCGGCGGCCGGCACCACGCGCCGCGGGTGCGACGCGGCGACGAGCACGAGGTACATCTCGGAGGTGACCGGCAGGCTCACGGCCTCGGCGAACCCCCAGGCCACGGCCCCGACCATGCCGGCCGGCCCGGACATGACGTTGCGCAGCACGCGCCACGTCCGCGAGCGCGACGGCACCGGCGGGCCGGCCGCGAGCATCCCCTCGATCTGCGCGACCAGGGGCGCCATGTCGGTGAGCTCGTGCGGGTCCAGCGGGTGCCCGACGCGCACCTCGACGGGCCCCGGCGTCAGGCGCCCCTTCTTGGCGAGCAGCTCCCGCGTGCCGACCACGGCGACGGGCAGGATCGGCACGTCGAACTCCTGGGCGATGCGCAGCGCGCCGCTGCGGAACCGGCCCAGCTGCCCGTCGGTGGACCGCGTGCCCTCGGGGAACACCAGCAGGCTCGACCCCGAGCCGAGCACCTCGGTCGCGCCCTCGATGAGCGACTCGTACCCGCCGCCGCCGTGCCGGCGCACGGGCACGGCGCCGATGGCGAGCTTGAGGAGCCGCGCCTTCCACGGGTCGTCGAACCAGTAGTCGCCGGCAGCGACGACGACCGGCTTGTACGGCGCGGGGAACGCGGCGATGAGCGCCGGGGTGTCGGCATGCGACTGGTGGTTCGCGACGACGACCATCGCCTCGTAGGGCGCCGAGCCGACGACCCGGAAGCCGCCGATCAGGTGGAACGTGTTGCGCCAGGCGACGTGCCGGACCGCCCCGGCGAGGTTGAAGCCCGGCGGCAGCCCGACGCGCCGACGCAGCCGCCGCAGCGCGGCCGCCGGGTCGTGCGCGTGATCCTCGTCCGCGTGACCCTCGACCGCGTGACCCTCGACCGAGCCCGTCGCGGGCCGGTCCTCGCTCATGCCAGCACCCACGCGAGCGGCAGGACGAGCAGCAGCGAGTCCACCCGGTCGAGCAGCCCGCCGAACCCGGGCAGCCACGTGCCCGCGTCCTTGACCCCTGCGCGTCGCTTCACCATGGACTCCACCAGATCTCCTCCTACACAGCCGAGCACCACGGCGACCACCAGGCCCACCGACACCGCTCCGAGCACGACGAGCACGAGCGTGCCGCCGACGGCCGCGCCGACGAGCCCGCCGACGGTCTTGTTGGGGCTCAGCGGCGACAGCGGCCGCCGCGCCCACGCGAACCTCTTGAGCCCCTGCCCCCCGCACCACGCGGCGACGTCCGTCGCGGCCGCCGCGAAGCACAGCAGGAACGCGTCGGACCCGACGAGCACGAGGTGCGCGAGCGACCAGCACAGCCAGATCGACCCGAAGGCTGCGCCCGTCGCGCGCTCGACGCCGCGGTCGAGGTCGCCCGTCAGCACGGCCGGCACGGCGCACAGCAGCGCGATCAGCGGCACCAGGGCCAGCAGCCCGGGGTCGAGCCAGGCCGCCACGGGGTAGGCCACGGCCAGCACGAGCAGGATCACGGTCTCGGGACGCGGCAACCGCGTCATGGCGGCGAACTCCCGCACGGCCTGCAGCGCGAGCAGCACCGCCAGCAGGGTCGTCGGGCCGGGCCCGAGCCACATCGGGATGCCGATGACGGGCAGGATCATCGCCCACGTCGTCCAGCGGCGCCGCAGCTCCGGCCGGCGGGACGCGAGCACGGGGACGGCGGCGACCGCGAGGATCGCGGCGGTCAGCACGAACAGGAAGACGGCCCGACCGTCGAGGTCGAGGTGCCAGTCGCCGAGCCGCAGGTCGAGCGCGTAGGCGGTGCGGTCCAGGCCGGTCCACGCCGCGAGCGGGTCGGCGACCCCGTCGCGCTGCGTCGGGTCGACGCTCACGCGCCCGGACCGGCGGCCAGGGCCTGGCGGATGCGTCGTGCGCGCACGACGGCGGTGAGCACCGAGCCGACGACGACCACGACGGCGACACCGGGGAGCAGGGTCGGCACGGCGGACGCGAGCACCGCGAACGCGCACCGTTCGGTCTTGCCGAGCGGGCCGCCGTTGAGCCGCGGCGCGCCCGCACCGGCGCCGGCCAGCGACACGAACGTCGGCAGCGTCGCGGCGAGCGCGGCGACGAGCACCCACGCCAGGGGCGTCAGGCCGCCGACCGCGTCACCACCGGTGCGGACGGCCAGCACCGCCAGCCCGGCGAACATCAGCAGGTCCGACGACCGGTCGCCCAGCTCGTTGAGGACGAACCCCCACGGCCGTGACACCCCGCGTGCCCGCGCGACCGCACCGTCGAGGTTCGCGCCCGCGAGGCGCACGGCCAGCAGCACGAGGGCCGCGGGCCACCAGCCAAGCGCGAGGGCGACGGCCGCGAGCACCGCGCCGACGACGCCCACGACCGTGAAGGTGTCCGGTGACGTGCCGCGGGCGACCGCCCCGTCGACGAACCGGTGCAGCCGCCGGGTGTACCAGGGCTTGAGCGCGTACAGCGACGGCATGCCCGCGACTGTACCCACCGGCTCCGCGCGCCGCGGCGCCGCGGCGCGGAGGTCACCCGCCCGCCCCACAGCGGCGGACGGCCCGGTCGTCGTGGCGCGCGGGTGACGCGGCGCGGACGGTCCGAGAGGCAGCGCCCCGCACCCCCTAGACTCGGCCCGTGATCTTCAAGGCGGTGGGCGAGGGGCGCCCGTACCCGGACCACGGGTTGACGACCCCCGCGCAGTGGGCGGACGTCCCACCGCGTCAGGTACGGCTCGACGAGCTCGTCACGACGAAGCGCAACCTGGACCTCGACGCGCTGCTCGCCGAGGACTCGACGTTCTACGGCGACCTGTTCGCCCACGTCGTCGAGTACCGGGGCGTCCTCTACCTCGAGGACGGTCTGCACCGTGCCGTGCGCGCCGCCCTCCACCAGCGCGCGCTGCTGCACGCGCGGGTGCTGGTGGTGGACGTGACCGCCGCGAGCCGGGGCGAGTGAGGGACGGGGCCGCGTGAGCGATCAGGACCGGGCGCGCGCGTTGCGGCGCCGCCACATGCACGAGCGGCAGGCCGTCGTGTTCGGCGTGCTGCTCGCCGCCCTGGCGGTCGCCGGGCTCGGCTCGGCCGCCCTCTACACCGACAGCCTGTCGCTGCCGTTCTTCGAGCGCGAGTTCTCGGTGGAGCCGACGACCGCCGCCGAGTCCTTCGCGACGTACTGCCCGCCGGAGGGTGCCCTCCCGGTCCCGGCCGCGCAGATCACCGTCGACGTGTACAACGGCGCGGGGCAGGCCGGCCTGGCGGGTCAGACCGCGTCAGCGCTGACCGAGCGCGGCTTCGTCATCGGGACCACCGACAACGCGCCCGCCGACATCGCCGGGGTCGCCCGCATCATCTACGGCGCCAACGGCATCGCGGCGGCGTACACGCTGCAGGCCTATCTGCCGGACGCGGTCCTGCAGCTCGCCGACCGTCTGGACGCGCGCATCGACCTGGTCGTGGGCTCCGAGTTCATGGGGCTCCTGCCGGTCGAGGAGGTCCTGCTCGACCCGGCCGCTCCGCTCGTGGGGCCCGAGGGTTGCACCCCGTTCGCCGAGATGACCGCGGTCCCCGCGGTGCCGCCGGCCGAGGGCGAGGCCCCACCCGAGGGCGAGGCACCCGTCGAGGGCGAGGCCCCGGTGGAGGGCGAGGCCCCCGTCGAGGGCGAGGCGCCCCCGGAGGGCTGACGCCCTCAGCGCGTCGGCTCGTCCCGCGTCGGCTCGTCGCGCGTCAGCTCGTCGCGCGTCAGCTCGTCACCGCCCGGCACGGAGGCGGGCGTCGCCGGCTCGTCGTGCGTGCCGCGCCACCGGGCCACCGCCCGCATGAGGTGGTAGAGCCCGATCGCGACGGCCGTACCGAGCGCGATGCCCTCGAACTGCAGGTCACCGGCCTGCCAGGTGAAGTTCGCGATGCCGACGACGAGCGCGACCGCCGCCGGCATGAGGTTCACCGGGGCGGAGAAGTCGACGCGGTTCTGCACCCAGATCCGCGCGCCGAGGAGGCCGATCATGCCGTAGAGGACCGTCGCGGCACCGCTGAGCACACCCGCGGGGATCGTCGCGACGACGGCGCCGAACTTGGGCGAGAGCGCCAGGACGAGCGCGGTCGCGGCGGCCACCCAGTAGGCGGCGGTCGAGTACACGCGGGACGCGGCCATGACGCCGATGTTCTCGGCGTACGTCGTGGTGCCGGACCCGCCGCCGGTGCCGGCGAGCGTGGTCGCCAGGCCGTCGGCCATGAGCGCGCGACCGATGACCGGGTCGAGGTCCCGGCCCGTCATCGCGGCGACCGACTTCACGTGCCCGACGTTCTCCGCGACGAGCACGAGGACGACGGGCAGGAACAGGCCGAGGACCGCGAGGTCGAACGTGGGGGCGACGAACGGCGGCAGCCCCACCCAGGCGGCGTCGCGGACGGGCTCGAGGTCGACCTCGCTGCGCAGGAGGGCCACGGCGTACCCGACGAGCACCCCCACGAGGATCGACAGGCGACCGAGGATGCCCCGGAACAGCACGGTGACCAGCACGATCGCGAGCAGCGTGACGGTCGCGGTGACGGGTGCGGCGCGGAAGCCGGAGCACGTGCCCGCGTCGTCGCACGTCCCCCAGGCCACGGGCGCGAGGTTCAGGCCGATGAGCGCGACGATCGTGCCCGTGACGACCGGGGGCATGAGCGCGTCGATCCAACGCGTCCCGGCGAGGTGCGCGACGAGGCCGACGGCGACCAGCGCGACGCCGGTGACGAGGATGCCGCCGACCGCCACCGACTGCCCGCCCGTGGCGGTCGCCGCCATGACGGGGGCGATGAACGCGAAGCTCGAGCCCAGGTAGCTGGGCAGGCGGTTGCGCGTCACCAGCAGGAACAGCGCGGTGCCCACCGCGGAGAAGAACAGCGTCGTCTGCGGCGAGAAGCCCGTGATGAGCGGCACGAGGAACGTCGCGCCGAACATCGCCACGACGTGCTGCATGCCGATGCCGATGGTGCGGCCCCACGCGAGCCGCTCCTCGGGTGCCACCACCTCACCGGGCCGGACGGTCCGCCCGTCGCCGTGCACGGTCCAGCCCCAGCCGCTCATGTCTGCTCCTCGCGTCGCGTGGTCCTCGCCCGTCTGCGAGGGTAGCGAGCGCGGACCGGTGGCATCAGGGACGGACGTCCGGTGCACGACGCGTCCCTCACGGACGACGCATTCCTCCCACCACCGCGCGTCGCCTGACGCGCGTCGAGGACGCGGAACCGGCGCCGAGGCGGAGGGTTTGCGGCGTTCCTCCCGGATCGTCCCTGACGCGACCGTGGTCGCGTAACCTGGCGCGGCATCGTCGCGCCGAGGCAAAGGGGCACCCATGTCCGCACCGTCAGGGGCGTCACCTCGCACCGCGCCCGGACGGCTCGCACGGGCCGCGCCGCCGGAGAAGTGGCGCACCCCGCTCGTGTGGCTCGCGTTCCTCCTCGCCCACGCGTGGGTCGCCCACGTGGGGCTCGTGGTGTGGGAGTGGACGCTCGGCGACCTCGGGATGTACCGCTGGTGGGCCTACATGGCGTTCATCGACGGCCACTGGCCGGTCCTCGACTACGAGTGGGTCTACCCCGCGGGCGCGATCGTGCCCATGGTCGTCGCGGGGTTCGCCGGGCTGGCCGACGGCGGTCAGTACTACCTCGCGTGGCTGGTGCTCGTCTCGGTCCTCGACGCCGTGGCGGTGGCGCTGCTGCTGCGCCGCCCGCACGGGCGGGTCGCGGCGCTGTGGTTCGTCGCGTTCATCGCCCTGCTGGGCCCGGCGGGCCTGGGACGTCTCGACGGGCTCGTCGCGCCGCTGACCGTCGTCGCCCTGCTCGTGGCGCTCTCCCGCCCGCGGCTCTCCGCGGCGCTGCTCACCGCGGGCGCCTGGATCAAGGTCGCCCCCGGGGCCGCGGTGCTCCCCCTGGTGCTCGCGGTCCGCCGGCCGGTGCGCGACGTCGTCGTGCCAGCCCTCGCCGTGTGCGTGGTCGTCGTCGGGACGGTCGTCGCGCGCGGCGGCGGGGCGGACCTGCTGTCGTTCGTCACCGCACAGCGCCAGCGCGACCTGCAGATCGAGTCGATCCTCGGGACGCCCTTCATGGTCGCGGGCATCTGGTCCGACCAGGTGGTCCGGACGTACGACGACCAGATCTTCACGTTCGAGATCAGCGCGCCGGGCGCGCGTGCCGTCGCCGAGGCAGCCACACCCGCGCTGCTCGTCGCGGTGCTCGCCGTCACCGCGCTGCTGTGGTGGGTTCGCCGCCGCGCGGGCGAGCGGTTCTGGACCGACTCCGCGATGCGCGCCGACTTCGTCG encodes the following:
- a CDS encoding PadR family transcriptional regulator; the encoded protein is MVSRTAPVPDGPSSDAVGEWPGEWLRGVLSLCALRVLADGATYGYDIAQRLAAAGLGEIKGGTLYPLLGRLHAAGLLDEEWRPGDGGPGRKYYALTDAGRTHLHDEGARWSRFADLTQSFVTQPEVSR
- a CDS encoding lysophospholipid acyltransferase family protein, producing the protein MSEDRPATGSVEGHAVEGHADEDHAHDPAAALRRLRRRVGLPPGFNLAGAVRHVAWRNTFHLIGGFRVVGSAPYEAMVVVANHQSHADTPALIAAFPAPYKPVVVAAGDYWFDDPWKARLLKLAIGAVPVRRHGGGGYESLIEGATEVLGSGSSLLVFPEGTRSTDGQLGRFRSGALRIAQEFDVPILPVAVVGTRELLAKKGRLTPGPVEVRVGHPLDPHELTDMAPLVAQIEGMLAAGPPVPSRSRTWRVLRNVMSGPAGMVGAVAWGFAEAVSLPVTSEMYLVLVAASHPRRVVPAAACLAVGSVAGILVTRALTARGEQPPAPLTTRAMRERAAADLAAAGARGIWRQALNGIPVKVYAAAAGDARVPAGPLAAHALGARGVRSLAVGAAVGAAAGAGAPLLRRFYGPYLAVAGATFAVGLGLVVRRWSR
- a CDS encoding phosphatidate cytidylyltransferase, with product MSVDPTQRDGVADPLAAWTGLDRTAYALDLRLGDWHLDLDGRAVFLFVLTAAILAVAAVPVLASRRPELRRRWTTWAMILPVIGIPMWLGPGPTTLLAVLLALQAVREFAAMTRLPRPETVILLVLAVAYPVAAWLDPGLLALVPLIALLCAVPAVLTGDLDRGVERATGAAFGSIWLCWSLAHLVLVGSDAFLLCFAAAATDVAAWCGGQGLKRFAWARRPLSPLSPNKTVGGLVGAAVGGTLVLVVLGAVSVGLVVAVVLGCVGGDLVESMVKRRAGVKDAGTWLPGFGGLLDRVDSLLLVLPLAWVLA
- a CDS encoding CDP-alcohol phosphatidyltransferase family protein, with product MPSLYALKPWYTRRLHRFVDGAVARGTSPDTFTVVGVVGAVLAAVALALGWWPAALVLLAVRLAGANLDGAVARARGVSRPWGFVLNELGDRSSDLLMFAGLAVLAVRTGGDAVGGLTPLAWVLVAALAATLPTFVSLAGAGAGAPRLNGGPLGKTERCAFAVLASAVPTLLPGVAVVVVVGSVLTAVVRARRIRQALAAGPGA
- a CDS encoding type II toxin-antitoxin system VapB family antitoxin, producing MIFKAVGEGRPYPDHGLTTPAQWADVPPRQVRLDELVTTKRNLDLDALLAEDSTFYGDLFAHVVEYRGVLYLEDGLHRAVRAALHQRALLHARVLVVDVTAASRGE
- a CDS encoding LytR C-terminal domain-containing protein; translated protein: MSDQDRARALRRRHMHERQAVVFGVLLAALAVAGLGSAALYTDSLSLPFFEREFSVEPTTAAESFATYCPPEGALPVPAAQITVDVYNGAGQAGLAGQTASALTERGFVIGTTDNAPADIAGVARIIYGANGIAAAYTLQAYLPDAVLQLADRLDARIDLVVGSEFMGLLPVEEVLLDPAAPLVGPEGCTPFAEMTAVPAVPPAEGEAPPEGEAPVEGEAPVEGEAPVEGEAPPEG
- a CDS encoding uracil-xanthine permease family protein, yielding MSGWGWTVHGDGRTVRPGEVVAPEERLAWGRTIGIGMQHVVAMFGATFLVPLITGFSPQTTLFFSAVGTALFLLVTRNRLPSYLGSSFAFIAPVMAATATGGQSVAVGGILVTGVALVAVGLVAHLAGTRWIDALMPPVVTGTIVALIGLNLAPVAWGTCDDAGTCSGFRAAPVTATVTLLAIVLVTVLFRGILGRLSILVGVLVGYAVALLRSEVDLEPVRDAAWVGLPPFVAPTFDLAVLGLFLPVVLVLVAENVGHVKSVAAMTGRDLDPVIGRALMADGLATTLAGTGGGSGTTTYAENIGVMAASRVYSTAAYWVAAATALVLALSPKFGAVVATIPAGVLSGAATVLYGMIGLLGARIWVQNRVDFSAPVNLMPAAVALVVGIANFTWQAGDLQFEGIALGTAVAIGLYHLMRAVARWRGTHDEPATPASVPGGDELTRDELTRDEPTRDEPTR
- a CDS encoding glycosyltransferase 87 family protein, which gives rise to MSAPSGASPRTAPGRLARAAPPEKWRTPLVWLAFLLAHAWVAHVGLVVWEWTLGDLGMYRWWAYMAFIDGHWPVLDYEWVYPAGAIVPMVVAGFAGLADGGQYYLAWLVLVSVLDAVAVALLLRRPHGRVAALWFVAFIALLGPAGLGRLDGLVAPLTVVALLVALSRPRLSAALLTAGAWIKVAPGAAVLPLVLAVRRPVRDVVVPALAVCVVVVGTVVARGGGADLLSFVTAQRQRDLQIESILGTPFMVAGIWSDQVVRTYDDQIFTFEISAPGARAVAEAATPALLVAVLAVTALLWWVRRRAGERFWTDSAMRADFVVRGGLALTLVLLVINKVGSPQFVAWLAPAVAVALALGLPRWRVTAWGVLVVAGATQLTYPWTYNALVDDAAPGPTLLLAGRNLAVVALLVVVVRQLVRRPAPAADAGADEGASADGEGPAADESRAVRGDPGEQVRPGAAVVDGGVG